ATtatccctacacacacacacacacacacacaaacacacacacacacgcagcgtCAAAGactgcttttttgtgtttgctgaGACTGTGAGGTACCTTCAAGCTCCAGGGTAGAAGTCTAGCTCTTATTGGAGTCTTAAATCCTTCCCTTTGTGCACATGTCACCTCTCCTGCGGCACAGAGTGAGATGAACAAAGCCAGAGGAGCTTCATAAAGACACAGTCAGGCTAAAGTGACAGGGGGAATGAGAAACCCTAACCTTTATGTCCGATATGAAAGGGAAGCGCCGGGAATATGAACTCAAAGGGGAACTGCTCTCTTCATTACACTCTCCGACTTTCTGTCCCTTTCTCGTTTCTCATCCATCCGGTCCAAAGGTGAGCGTCATCTTATCAGCAGGACCTCAGGGTCTTCTCAGCTGCAGACCAGGCATGGTCTTTCCCCCTGTGTTTTTCTGGTCTTGGCTGATTGCCTGATCTCTCTTCCCCATCCCGACCATAAGACTCAAAGGAATGCCCTCATCTAACAGCCAAATGATTCAAAGAGTGATTCTTCTCAAGACCAAAGGTTTCCACGTTTGCTGAGATATCTCACCGGCTCAACCCAGTTAGAACTTCTTGGCTCATTCGTCTGTGTACTTCATCAAGGCTTCAAAGGGCCGTGTTGGTTAGATAGCATGGTCGCGTCAGCACAAAGCCAAACAGGGTGCGGTGTGAAGTTATAACTGACATTATTACAggtccattacacacacaaaaagactcaaaaagaaaaggcttaGGCGGAAAAGTAGCATCAGCACCAGTGACAAAACGGGAAACAAAGTAGCTAGATATAAAATCAACGATATAAAAATGACTTCACACTCCTAGCCAAGAGAGATGAGAATTGAAATTCTCTCAATGTTGACATCACTTGCTTAAAAGCCAGGTTCATTAGCATTTACATACATCTGcaaattttcagtttcattttcaaagaagCTGCTAAATATCAGTATTTTCTGTCCTTTGAGATAACCGAATGTCATAAATTACAGTTTGTCTGACAGAGCACACcactgatcactgatcactCACACTTAGGAGATCAGTAACTGTAACTCTGCCAAAGAAAGCAGAAAGCAGATGACTCAATAATAAAAGAGCGGATAAGTGAACTTCTCTTATGCGTAACACTGATTGCAACAGGCTGGGTGATGAACTGAAAGTCCTCAAAGAatatgagaggagaggacaatGTTACAACAGATGTGAAAATGCTGTTGTGACATTCTCTGTTATCACTTCAGAGGGTCAGTTCATTTTTGCGGATATTTGCTCGCTATTTGCATTGGCCTCTGGCCACAGATGGTTTGGTGTAGACTTTTCTGTTATCAGTAGCCTTGAACAGGATTTAGTATCAAAGTCTTGTCACTTGAACAAAATAACAGTTGTGTCAGGCAAGCTTCTGATTGGTTAACAATTATGAAACATGAAGAATTTCCTCTCACTAACAACATGAATCAGACATGAATGAACCCTTTTCCAAGCCTCCTTTCTCATTGATGACAGGTTCTCCTGTTTTGAAAATCACACTGTGTACATGCACCAGTGTAAAGGTTAATGCAAAGTTGTGACACAACTTTATCCCAGAGATCAAATCaagttcaaataaatgtttggaTGCAAATTACACATAGCTACTGATGACACTAACAAGTATTATCTATGAAGAACAAACGATCATTTTCATAACCCATCCAGGTCAATTTAAGAATTGTTCATATACAGCCATTTAGAATTGCACATTAGCTATCATAAAGCCCATCTAGAGTATAGATTCATATGcaatgcaaaaacacatttgaaataaatagaGCCatgcaatttttaaaatgtttggcAAAGTTCTCCGTGCGGTCTCTGCAAAAAATGTCTTCTTAACAAATGACTCGTAAATGGAAAAACCACAAGTGAAGATCTCAGAGATCTGGCTTTTTTAAGCGCAGCACTTCTCCAAGAGGTGGCTGCTCACAGATTGCGAGACCAGGCTAATACCTCCTTACAGTCCCATATGAGCCAGACCACAGTACTATACAGATTATATAAAGATCAAAATTACTGAACACAGTTTTGCCAAATCTTTTTTTACACCTTTGagttccatttcattttcataccaTACATTCCAGTTCCACCAGAAACGCTTATGGATTTGTATAGACGTGCTTATAAAAACACATCTGTACATATATCACATATATTTAGATTATACATTTATCTAAGCCCAccgatttgtttattttacttctTAAAAAGACTGTTTGTTTCTTGAGAATGCTCATCTTGCTTGTGTTTTATAAGGAAAAGCATTGCTCTTCACTCTATGATAAACAGACTAAGCAAGAGGATTTGGCAGGATTCATGATTTGCTGATGGAATAatgtgttggaaatgatttgaTAAGTAATTTGACATCATAAACCTTCTTTGTGATTCACGCACCACATTGCTAAATTTCTTATGAAATCAAATTCCAACTTTTTTTCACATCCCATAAAGTGTTCCATTTGACTGTGCCAGAAATCTCTAATAAGCCTGCAGATTTAGCCCCTGATGAAATCTTGATGTAAAGAAGATGTTTCGTGTTTATCCTGAGCTTATTTGGTAATGAATTAGAGCCCTTTAAAGCCGTGATTCAGAGATGGAAGAATATGAATACTTAACGTGCTAATGTTTCTCCCATTTTCCTATTTACAAATCAATACGGTTAAAAttctcccagaaaaaaaaaaaagaaaggaacaggTTCAAAGTGACTGAGTCCCAATCCTGTTGACTTGTAAAAAAACTTTCCCATGAGAGAATCTATCCAACTAACATTTTTTAGGTGACCTCTGTGCCTGCCCCAGCGCCTCTTGGTGCTCTAAAGGTCGATTTCTCTCTACGCTGACACGGATTAACTGTTTCAGTTTTCCTTAAAGTCAGTGGGGATTTCCTAATCAGGCCTTGATTGTAGAGCTTTGCACTATAAGGACTAAGGAGCTGAGGGGTCTGATGGGGGAATCTGTAGTTGACCAAACAGAGACTTAGCAGCGAACATCCTGTTTTTAGTCAACTGATGGATATcattgtcctctctctgcccactTTTCACATTAAGTGCAATGTGTTGAGAAGAAATGTCACTCGGtcatgaaaaaaacccaacaggaAACATTTAAAGGAACCTTTCTGTTTGAGCAACAGAGGGAATTAAGGATTGGTTTACAGTGACTAAGGGCACTGATGTCCATAATTGGCCATAGCAGCGAATAATTTAGTCATGGAGGCGAGGAGCTGTCTCTATTCCTTTTGCCTATGGTCGAGTACTATTTTGAGCAGACTTGTGTTTTCCAAAGGCTGCTGTATAGTTTGTGCATAATTCATTTTCCAAAGATTTGGTGTTTCCATTTGTTGAATGGCACTTATGTTGACACCAAATCTTCAAAGGAGAACACCCTCTGCTGCCTTCATGTGGCTGTGCTCTACACTAAACATTGCTCCTCAAGTTTGGTCATTCATTGGTTTTCCACAAGAAGAGGATATCACAAcaacaatgactttttttcatgACAAAGACTATGTCCTTAAGCTACCAAACCACTAGGTTCCATATGGTTATTAAAAAACAGCCATTGAATAAGACTTACAATTACATCACTCACTTTGAACCTTCTGTTTGGCAAAAGGTAAGGTGGTTGTAAATGACAAACCAACTTTTGTGCCTGGATTTTTCCTAATGATTTCATCCCTTTAATCCTTTTAATAGTGCTCAGACAtgttttttctatttattttcccattttttcccTAAATTAGCtattttaaatggatttatAATTCTTGATGCAATGcataccacaacaacaacagtactGACCCCTGCTAAATGAAGGTTTACAAAACTAAATAACACTGTGAAGGATCTTAGACCAATCCTTTATACAGAATGTTTTCAGACCTTTGATATCTCTCCTTCTGCCCTCCTCAATGCCGTCCACAGGTGTTCTGTGGTAAGAATTCtgaagacagaaatgacaagTTCAACACATTTACTGGGATTTTTTCAATTCTATGAGAGGTGATAAGGAGATGTGCAGGTGGAGTATCTCCCTTGTGCCCCCAGTACTCAACAATGAAGGCCCAGCAGCAGTATGAGTGACAACTGAAGCCATACTGAATTGGCAGCAGACATACACAAGCTTAAAATGACCTTTTACTTTTCTTAAACGAAGGATGCCTGGTGTTTCATGGTACATTTGGGGGATTGGGGGAGGGCTGATCATACTGAGATATTATTAACAACACCTCACGAAAATGGCGCCTGTGCGTAATAGACGTACTCACACTGATTGTCCGTGAAATACATTGGAGAGCTGTGTGAGACTTAAATTGCGCTGGTGCCCGGTATTTCTGCAGAGGTAATGTAGACTCCTTTTCGATATTTTTGGAGCACCATGAAAATTAAACGCCACACGTTTTGTGTTGCCAAGGCTGTTAGATGGTTGAAAGAGTAAATATGGCTTCATTCATGGCTAATAAGCTATTTGGTTCCGGTACGtctctgaaatattaatgacaGCATTACTATCAGGGCAGGTTAGGTTAGGATATATGTGTAATGGCTCCAACGTCCTCAGAGCCAGAGAACTCACATGAGTTTTCGCATGCCGTTACCTACAATCCCAAATCTTGGAAGGACAAAAAGTCAGTGAGGGAAAAGATGTGGGTATGTCCTTCCATTTGACGTCAAGACCGACTTTAATATTTGAGCCAAGGACCGAAGACGCACTGTAAGGAACTGTCATTTTGCAGAATGAATGGAACTTGCATGGAGAGacactttttatttgttgaAAGGATCTAGTTCTGGGTTCAATGAATTTTTCACTCGGAATCAGTGATGAGTTGGCTCCTCACGTGGGTTCTATTTGCCGCCGGAATTCATCAGGTGAGATGGATTATCTGAACATTACTCCACAAAGAACagagtttattattattattattattattattattattattattatcattaaaaatgtaaatgagcCAGGTAAAATCAATTGTCAATTGTTATTCTGCTGGACTGTAATCAGGAAAATAATTACAAGTCATGGAGAAGTTTGTGTAGTTCAGCTGAGGTGTTTCAGTGAACGCATGGTTGTGGTGGGGTCCATTAGCACTGTTTCTGACGCTACAGTTTACCTGTAATACATTACGCTATCAACTGATGCAGTTGTTAGCAACTATCGTACTTATGTTGCTGGATACAATACATCGTGGTGTGTTGTGCgctttctgtttgttctcaAGTGTCTGTGAAGAACTGTCTGTTGCAAGTTGTTTAGTTTGATGGCTACTTTGGATACATTAACATCTTGGAATCCTACAGCTTCTGTCTTACCCGTTATTAACGATCAATTAAGAATCATCCTAATTATGCCATCTGTCCATTGCAGTAATGGCAGTTTGTGACAGCTTTCAGTTACGCAATGCACGAATTCCTGCATATCACAGGTGCTTTAAATCAGCATCTCTcgtgagtttgtgtttgaacTAACAAACGCGTAAAATTCTCTGCTCTGTTATGTACTATCTTTCATGGTGGTTTCGAGATTCTAaacataatgaataaataattcagCTGAGATCATGCTGAATAAAATGGAATAACACTGCCATCAGGTGGATGTTTAATCGTCCTACACTACAGCACTAGCACCACGCTCACCTAAAGCAAGGTCAAACGCGAAAAGAATTGTATTTGAACGTGGTCTAAATAATGTTATTGCGGTCTTTTTCtcgtttttaattttaaaacactATTTGTTAGAAAGACTGATACTTCAAAACTAATTTTGCTTTAGACCATGGGTCTTTTCAGCAATAACAATCATTCACTTCCATGATCTGCCCGTTGAAATGCTCGTCTATGGGCTGGCCAACTCCGACTTTGCAGAATGAAAAGCCACGCTGGCTGGAGTAATTCGGCGGAACTGCTGGCACTTTATATGGGGAGTAACACGTTTGTCAAGCACTGGAGGATTTTTTAGTTCTCGTGACATTAGTTCTCAACCACTTAAGCATAAAAGTGGTATTATAAACAAGTGCTCGAAGGTGTCTGTTcttaacttttattttattcctaTCAAGAGATCTACTGCTTGCAAAAGAGATTAATAAAAGATTTAAGGCAATGCTAAAACACGTTCATATTAAGGGACATGCTTTTGAAATGTGGGCTCCCTTTGTCGAATTTATattcctgtctcttttttccacTTCTATAGCAATGAAAGGCAACAGCTTAATGGTTCCACTTAATACTAGCTGTGAGAAAATTATTTATACACAACCATTGTCTTTGactgtgaaatgtattttgCGTACCTGGACCGGAGCTAAAAGGTTTGATGGCGGCAGACCAAAGCCGAACCCCTGAGGAATGGTTCTGTTGTGTGCCTGCCATTTAAGCTCATTTATCAGTATTAACATCTTCTACCGCAGAGCAGAATTATTTATCGCCATGTAGCCCTATAATTCCTTTACAAAGCGTAACAACTGAAATATGACAGAAGGGCGGCCAAGAACGAGCTCAGGGGAGAGAAATTATTGCACACACGAGATGATTAACTTCTGTCCCTGCGACAATTAATTTTGCATTCGGTATCCGAACAAAGCAGAAAAATCTCTTATTTAGCTTTAATGAATCGTGGTGGTGATTCAGTTGTAATTACAAAAGTTCAGAACAACAGGAGGAGCAATCAGAGAAAAGGGAACCGTAACGGATAGCGGTTGTGCTGAATCACATTGgtctttatttttccattgAGCGATAAGTTGTTAAAGCCTGTTTTATTGTGATGTGGTCTCGTTAGCTAACACAGTGTACAGTTTTTGTCAACTTTCCATTGTGTACAAAGGAAAATGTAGTTACCGCACAACGCATGTGGTATTTATCACataatttcaaaaaaaaaagaagaagaaacgaaaagaaagaaagaaaaaccttgtCGCTTGAGTTATAGCTGAGTTTTGAGCGTCTTCAAATTATGAAACATACATGGCAGGGGGACAACACTAGGATGATCTTCCCATGCACACTGCCACGTTTCAATGGAAAAACAGCCGTCGTCTGGACAGAGTCATGAACAAACAGCTGAAACTGTTAAACAGGAATTATGACAGCAAAGAAAATCCACATTGTCTGGAGAATTTCTTAGCTCTCTGTATCCAGTCCAGACGCTATATTTTCAAAAGAGGCTGTAGAGATACTGGGTCATGATCTCCTCAGAGATGGGATAGTGTTTGTCTCCCTCTTGTGCCATGACTATCAAGTCTCACAGTTTTGCCATTAGATACTATCATGACTAGTGgtaaataaacaggaaactcTACCTCACCTTCATCATCAAATCACAAATTATTAATAATCTCTAGGCAAGCAACAGCCTCCTCCTATATGCAAATGCAACTATAGATCTGCTGTGCAAAATGTGCAAATTTTTTGAAACGTTCTGTAATCTTTTGTAAACACCAAAGACGTCTTCCACATTTCCACAGATGTGGTTGCAGGAGACGTGGTTGCAGGGGATTTCCTAAGGTTGCAGTTCCAAACTAAAAATGAAACTCTGACAACGTACACTAACTTTTGCATCACTCCATCACCCTCTCAAATGTTCAAggattcttttttgtttttttctctctacgCAGGCCCTTCCCCAGACGTCCTACACCCGCACCCAGTACTGCAGATGGCCCTGCCAGTGCCCGCCGGTCCCTCCGACGTGCCCGCCGGGCGTTAGTCTGATCATGGACGGTTGCGACTGCTGCCGCGCCTGCGCAAAGCAGGTGGGCGAGGTCTGCAACGAAGCAGAAACCTGCGACTATCACCGTGGCCTCTACTGCGACTACAGCGCAGACAACCCTAGGTACGAACAgggcgtgtgtgcatgtaagtgtcCCTACACGCACGGTGAAACCCAATTCAAGGGCACGGACCCTGTCATTAAGCATATTAACGCTATTTTGCTCTGCGCTCGGATTAAGATTATGAAGGTTCAGTAAGGGAGGGTTGTAAAACCAAGGCGACAGTCTAATCCTGCCCATCAGTTCACCACGGGCAGAGTGAAGCTATCATCCAGCATGAAAGTCTCACTGAAAGAGCTGTCAATGTTCTTATATAGCTATGTAATTTGAAAAGGTGCTGACTCATTGCCCTTTCATTTGATAGTAAATTTAATTCGACATCTTGGCATTGATTTGTCATGAAATACCAACGCACATATTTGTATTCCTCACATATAAGTGTCTTAATGAGTGGTTATGGTATATCTTCTTTGGTATGACTGTTCTTGACCAATCAAACACCTTTATGAGTGGTTTCCTTGGCGATTCTGCAGATCTCCTCGGCACTGGCTGTCAATACAACGGCGTTCTCTATCGCAATGGTGAGAGTTTTCAGCCCAACTGTAAATACCAATGCCTGTGTGTAAATGGGGCAATCGGTTGTGTGCCCCTGTGCACCGAGTCCAAACCTCCCAGGGTGTGGTGTCAGACCCCTCGGCGAGTGAAGATCCCAGGCCGCTGCTGTGAGCAGTGGATCTGCGATGAGCCAAGGAGGGGCCGAAAGACAGCTCCCAGACACGCTGTGGCTGGTATGCTCCAACATCCCACTAGACTCTCATCTTTATTGTTTCACAGGCTTCTTACATTTGACTAGGGTTAGAAGTTCATGAATTTGAGTTACGTATCATGAGACGTCATGATTAAATGAGGCAGTCCGACTGTAGCAAACTCAAACTCCCTGATATTAACCGACAGCAGATAAATCTTAGAGGCCTCCACTAGATTCTGGACATGATCGATGATGATTTGCATTTGAAGCATAATTAAATGCATGGAGCAACTTCAAAGGGTTAGAGCTAAGCTGCAGGTTGGTTTACACCTTCAGTGCTGAAGGTGTAAACCATCAAAGTGTGCACTGAGATGTGGGGTGAGCGCTTTCCTGTGTTATTTTCGGGTTGGGCTAACACATATGTTGTCCACAGGAAATTAGGAGTGGGTTTGGCTTTTCTGTTGACAAAACACCCCTTTGAACCTGTTCCCTCAGTAGCTAAAaatataattgtttttttttttcttttgttttaatcctACTTTTATATCAACCTATTCATTAGCTATCCTGTGATCCACAGCGTGTTGTCTGTTAGGCtccttttgagttttttttttttttttaggtttcttAGTTGCTGTTTCCAAATACTGCAATACAAGATGGCTAATTCTGTGTGATACTGTCAATCTAACAGAATGTAACAGGATAGCTGAAGTATTAACACTGCAAAAGTGCATGAAGAACAGCTTCTCAGTAAATGTCCTTTTTGTGTTCTGACAGCACTCTCAAATGGAAAAGACAACTGGCATAAAAACTGTGTGACTCAGGTCACATCCTGGAGCCCCTGCTCCAAGACCTGTGGCAAAGGCGTGTCCTTACGCATCACCAATGACAACGAGCGCTGTGAGATGATCAAAGAGGCCAGACTCTGTAACATCCGCCCCTGTGAGGTCGATATCACCCAGCACATTAAGGTAAACGGTTTCTCTGTGTATGAGTTCACATCTTGCTACATGTCTGATACAAATTCTCTATCTGCTTGTCTCTGGAGTGGTTGTGATTTTTACCTCGTTCCGGTTAGATTTGTTAGAAGCTGATCCAGCTGCACACCAATCATTCACTGTAGAAACTTGCTGGAGCAATTTCTCATACGCTGCCCTATAtgttttgttgggggttttttttagggttctttgagatgttttgctttatttttgttttacttattgttttccttttttttttctcctgttatgAAAGC
This sequence is a window from Chanos chanos chromosome 12, fChaCha1.1, whole genome shotgun sequence. Protein-coding genes within it:
- the ccn4a gene encoding cellular communication network factor 4a produces the protein MSWLLTWVLFAAGIHQALPQTSYTRTQYCRWPCQCPPVPPTCPPGVSLIMDGCDCCRACAKQVGEVCNEAETCDYHRGLYCDYSADNPRYEQGVCAYLLGTGCQYNGVLYRNGESFQPNCKYQCLCVNGAIGCVPLCTESKPPRVWCQTPRRVKIPGRCCEQWICDEPRRGRKTAPRHAVAALSNGKDNWHKNCVTQVTSWSPCSKTCGKGVSLRITNDNERCEMIKEARLCNIRPCEVDITQHIKPGKKCLNIYREEHPSNFTISGCTSKKAYRPKYCGVCTDERCCIPYKSKTVTVEFECPSGDVFSRQVMWINACFCNLSCKDPNDIFAELEQYYEHREIMN